The following nucleotide sequence is from Oncorhynchus gorbuscha isolate QuinsamMale2020 ecotype Even-year unplaced genomic scaffold, OgorEven_v1.0 Un_scaffold_633, whole genome shotgun sequence.
gtatttattgtatccattttagaataagcctgtaaggTAACTAAATGTGGAGAAATGGAAGAGGtttgaatactttacgaatgtactgtagatgctaaACTAATACATTTATAAGCAAAAACCCCAATACATGTAATATAAAGGTCCTTACATCTGGTGCTTCACTAAATATAGAATCATCCTTTAGTCAGCCTTAACAGCAGGACATTTACTAAGGAAGGATATCTGATTAATACAGGTGGAGCAGTTTATTAGGGGTTTTATTAGGGGAATAGAAACACTATAGTTTAGAACACCAGCTAACTTCAACTATAAAATCACCATATTGGCATTGTTACATCACTGGCAGGATTTCCCAAAACTGTCTGAACGACCATGAACTCTGCTGCATTAATAAGGGACATTTGCTGGTGTCAAAACATATGAAAACATGATACATATTTTGAAGGCTATTCTTAATTGATCTGTCTGGTAAAATAAGTCATATAAATAAAAATCAATATGATCTAATATTCCCTGTTTCATCTATTCAAAGGTTTATCTGAAGTGAGAGCCACAATGCAAAAAGTCCCCAGCACTGAACCTAAAGCAGACATGGAAGTTGTGGTCAGCTGCTCTGCCACAGGTAAACCAGCACCTTGGATCCAATGGAACTTATCTGCTGCAGCACTCATAAAGACACCTAACAACTGGACTGTCATTAACAAAGACCAAACTGTCACAGCCAATAGCAACATCACCCTCCAACTGTTGCCAGGCTCAGGGGGATACGTGGACTGTATCATAAACAATGGGATGAGGACACAGAGACACGAGCGGGTCCTGCTTCCTATTCtccctggagagagggaggttgaagAGGGTACGTAATGTTGACGTATTATATACTTCTAAACCATACTCTTTTAGCGTGTCAGAATGGTCCAACTTGAAAACAACATTGAGAAAACATCCACCCTAGATCTATAAATGGCATGCCAAATTCATGATATTAataataaacatttacatttggatACACGTATTTGGCGTTCTATTTAACAGGCTACATCATCCCCAGGGTCATGTTGTGATAGCCTTGTAACCAGCATCATCGTGCAATAGTGCAACATTCTGTTTCCTGAAAACAGAACGCAGCGATTTCAGGCTGGTTCCAAGAGGCTAATGTTGTGATGCTATTAGTGCTGTTAGTAATCTTATCTCACCAGTTGGGTTTAATATTGACCACCATGGCAAAGCATCACGAGTCACTCCATTTTAAAATCACACTGTAGTCAAGTGTTGTGTTGAGTTCTGGGTGGTTTCCAGCCCCTCAGGGAAGCTACGTGATGGATGATATGATTGGATAGATGGTACAGAACATGATATCAACATGTTATTCAAACTGAATGCATTAAAAAATGGTGTAAAATTCCTTGTTTTTCTCTTCGGAGTAAATGCTGTCTCTCCAAACACATGCTCACTGGAGTTTCATGTTTCACCTTCCAGATGACAAGAGGACATCCCCGTGGGCGGTTGGCATCccagtgttcctaatcatctccCTTTTAGTCATCTTTGGTTGTGTCGAGCTTCAAAAGAAAAAAGGTGAGTCCGCACAAGATTATCTTTATTTTAATCGTCTTAGTAAGACAAGTGGAATGAATTGAGTCATCAACTCGATATATGGTTCTGTCCTTTATCAAATAAACTGATGCCTTGGAGCTCTGGAATGTTTATGGATAACGTCCTTTTAGATTCactgtagtacagtatagtaaccTTCACATTCTCTCTGGCAGGTTGCAGGCAAGCAGCGTTGGCAACCACAGCAGACGAGCAGGACCGTCTTAGGAGCATTGTGTAAACATCTGTCTGTTGTTGCTGCCTGTGCTTATATGCACCGAAGCTGACAGCTGTTTTTGTTGAGGACTGGAGAGCCTGTTGTTACTGAGCCTGGATGTTGAACCTTGTTGAATCATTCTTACACAGTCATAAATAAGCTAATTAACACATTTATTATACAAGCCATGATATGGTTAATGCTGTTTAGAGGTACTGAAATGGCACTTTTAGGTTTGAGAGATTGATGACCTCTTGTAGGTGAGTGTTGTGATATGAGGTAGGTTACTtgttgcctggctacccaaactcctTGCTCCGGCCAAACGTTACACCCAAGGATATTAGTTTCTTCTTCGCAATGAGTCTGGATTTGAGTACCTCCCCAGTTTTTCACCGAATGCCAACACATTCTGGGCCATCTGATTTGTCCAGTAACGATGGGTTGAGTCAGAGCTAGAACACACGTGGGTTAAACAGGGGTTTGAAAATTCATCATTGGCTGTTACTGTGATTGCTTAGAGACAATCCAATCGCTGGAGACATTGTTTTGTACAACGCCCGTCGTGCCCCTCGTCACCACAAACAACTTCAATAATAACCCTACCCATATTCAGACTAACGTATGTGGTGAAGGACAAAGCAGTGGAAGAATATAGTTTGAGTCGTCAGGCTAGGTTACCTCATCATCTATTAGGACAGCACCACCTACTGTTTGACTGTACTTTATTATAACATACACCAAGTAGAATAGATGTATCTATTTATTTTATGTTCTAAATAACCtagtaatttatttttatttcaaccCACTTCAATATGATTGACCTTGTTGCACTTTTGTTCAAGTTAAGTTTACAGTGCATTGTTATTATAAATCTGTGGAACTACAGATAGTTTTGTTCTTCCTGTTATACCAGTGTAATGTGTGAATGTATTTGAGACCTCAGAATGTAATGATGATAATGCACATTTTTGCTCTTTGATATATCGTCTTGTTTGAGTttctattgttatttattttgatAATGTATGTTGCTTGTTGTGTTCGATTCCATTTCCACTTGATTTGACACTGTTTATAAAATCAGGCTATTATTCTTGCTTGATCTGTAAAATGTTTGAATTGTTTTTAATTATTAAACATTCTTTATATGGATTGTGTTACCACCTGTGATATAAAACTATATGCTGTATTTAAAAAAGAAACTGCCCATTGTCACCTTGTTTACAGTAACATCACCATTTAAAATCAGGGGTAGGTTGTTATAGCTCCTCCTTGTTTACAGTAACATCACCATTTAAAATCAGGGGTAGGTTGTTATAGCTCCTCCTTGTTTACAGTAACATCACCATTTAAAATCAGGGGTAGATTGTTATAGCTCTGTTTACAGTAACATCACCATTTCAAATCAGGGGTAGGTTGTTATAGCTCTGCGCCAGGCTCACTTGGCTATGTGTGTGTAATATTTTAGCTCCTTTGCTTTGTCATGAGAAGAGTTCCTTTAACCTTCAACTAAAACAATGGTTCTGACACTGGCGTACactgtttaaaaatgtttttaaagtctCACCAGCTGAGTTGACTTTTAGCCTGGTGTATGAGGCCATATGTGATCCAACCTCATGTTGGTTGGACACAGAGGAAAATTCAAATTCCCTCTCGTGACTAATATAACTCAGTTTCACCATGTCTCCTGCACACTACAGCTACCTGTTTATTATACTAATAGTCTAGTCATTTCTAAAAGGTGAGCTAATTAGTTTTATGCATGATATACTGCATTTGTCAGAATTGTTTTCTGAATGTACACAATATTGCTGATGCTATTGCTTTTCTTCATGAAATGTAGTGCTTTttttgtcacgatcgtcgtatgaaggagaccaaggcgcagcgtggtgtgCGCACATTCTCTTTATTAAAAAGACTGAACACCGAACAAACTAACAAAAGAAATGTGAAGCTATACactagtgctgacaggcaactacatagtcaagatcccacaccagaaagtgtgaaaaagggctacctaaatatgatccccaatcagagacaacgataaacagctgttctgattgggaaccatattaggccaacatagatatacaaaaccctagacatacaaaaaactagagtacccaccctagtcacaccctgacctaaccaatatatatagaaaaacatataaggtcagggcgtgacagtacccccccaaaaggtgcggactcccggccgcaaacctgaacctataggggagggtccgggtgggcatctaccctcggtggcggctccggttctGGATGCAGCCCCCCCTCACGCTTTTGTGGAACCGAaccgtggatcatcgccggaggccccggactggggaccgtcgccggaggcCCCGGACTAGGGACCGTCACCGGAGGCCCCGGACTAGGGACCGTCACCGGAGGCCCCGGACtgaggaggcgcactggaggcctgatatgcgtggtgccggcactggtggtaccgggctggtgagagaagagaagaagaggcacaggacgtactggactgtggaggcgcactggagatgcAGCGCGTAAAGCCGGCTCAGGATATCCTGGTCCGAAGAggtgtactggagaccaggagcgctgagccggcacaacccgtcctggcaaATGCCACGTGTCAATCTCATTCCACGGAGGCCGCGTGTCTGCGGGATCTCGCTCCACCCTCGCACTTGATttatgaattaaggtcactaattagcaAGGAACTCGCCTCActtggttgtctaggtcttaattaaCACAAAAACCTGCGGACACTCAGCCCTCCATGCAACCgtaaggttgctagatcgaatccccgagctgacaatgtaaaaatctgttgttctgcccctgaatacggccggcattgtaaataagaatttgttcttaactgacttgcctagttaaattaaaaaaaatatgctCCTGAAaaacaatgaggagatgggagaggctggCCTTGCAGTGAGTCaagctgtgtgtaaattgactgCAAACAATTCGTAATTTAAGGCATTAATGTTTCTTCTAAAACATTGAATGTTAGctagagactggtactcaggctagTCCATTTCCCTTGACACATGAATATCTTACTACATGTCTTTCCCACACACACTTGGTTGTGCATGCTGACTGCACATGTATCATATACACACTTGGTTGTGCATGCTGACTGCACATGTATCATATACACACTTGGTTGTGCATGCTGGCTGCACATGTATCATATACACACTTGGTTGTGCATGCTGGCTGCACATGTATCATATACACACTTGGTTGTGCATGCTGGCTGCACATGTATCATATACACACTTGGTTGTGCATGCTGGCTGCACATGTATCATATACACACTTGGTTGTGCATGCTGGCTGCACATGTATCATATACGTACAAATCAAATCTGCTTGCTGTGTGGAAGCATAGTTCAGACGCCACCCTTATCTTTGATTTCACACTCGATTTGCTGGGCCAATCAAACGGCTGTAGGGAGAGACTTACTTCACAGCTACATCTTTGAGCAAGCAAtggtactgacacacacacgAGAAACCCTTCATATAGGTTAAGTTAATCTCACCATTAGATTCATTTAGCTTGATGATACATAATGTTATTACCTCCAACCTTGCAACGGTGTTTTCCTGATACTGTTCTGTGTTTACTTTCACTTTCACTAGAGGAGGAGTTGTGGAGAGACTAGCAACTGTCCTTTTCTCTGTGGGAGGAGCTCACAACACAAAATTGGCCAACAAGGTTTCTTGTTAGTTTTTGAACTAAAACAACATAGCTTGTATTTAAACTATCCAACGGACTACGTTACCATGCCTCCCACAATGCCTCATTTGAAAACGGTTTCTAGTATGAAATACTACTTTGCCACACATTATCCAGAGGTCCATTTACCTGGCCACACATTGCCTCACCTGGCCACACATTGCTGCCATGGCTCGTGTTAAAAGTTACCTTACTCTTCTGCTGCTATTCCTTCCTGAGGGTGAGTTACATCTGTGTTCATATGAAATACATGATAGGTTTGTAGGTCTTAAATGTAAGTTATACAGTATTATCAATTTCAGAGTTGCGTTTCATTATGAGATGTAGATAACTACACTACACTTATAGGTGCATTATGCATAAGTTGTAACTGCAGATAGTCCTTAAAGGAATATATTTAATTCAATGAAAAGTATTATATTTTGAACATTATTGAAGCTAACTGGTGAATAGCCGGTCCAGTCACCATCAGTATACAAACATCAACATCTTCCTGTTCTATACTGTAAAACATGCAACTTAGAAAAAGTCCAAGGGGCCTAAATATCCCAGTTTCCTGGACATTTGAATTGGGGGGATTCTTTAGCTGACATGGAATACTTCACTGAGCCAATGATTTTTACTCAATTTGAGATTAATCAAAAAAACTGAGTTTGCTGAAACTCTCAGCTTAAAATACTGTCTTGGCTCAAAATACATGTGTCTTATTAACAAATATTCTAGTAGTTTtgtctaatttcagtttatgtgacaaaccCATCCATGcttagtgtagagaatcattgtaccatctaaaacacgctgaaatatattttccaaaaCCCCCCAAAATATTGTACTTTCAGCTTCAACAAAACTGGAAGCATAGAAACAGCTCACATaaaacagatctaccacttcttagacttgctgtcaatgagaatgacagatataTCATTTCTATAAATGAATTTCTTTGTGAATTTGGTCtggttgcccaaaaagttacatattccAGCATTGAATTTGATAGGATTTATTTTAGCCCACCAAGGGCTAGTCTTCCTAGAGTCCTTTGAAATGTACAAACATACAGAATGGGAATTGAAATGATTGATGCAACACTGCATATGCCTTTAAATGTATTTATGCAGTTGTCTTATCCCTTCACAGTGTTCACTGCAGGTTGCTAAAATGTAGCGCTGTATTAGATGTGTGTACTAAACAGGCTGTAACTATCTTCATGCAGGGCTCTCTCAGTTGGTGAGAACACATCAGGTTGTCATAGCAACCCTGGGAGAGGATGCTCACTTCAGCTGCAGGCTCATGAAACACAAAGATGTGCTTCAAGTCACCTGGCAGAAAGTGACACCAGGGGCGACTGAAAATGTGGCCACCTACAACAAACGATTTGGACCAGTAGTCAACCCACCTTTTCAGAGGAACGTGGAGTTTGAAGACGAGGGTCTGCAGAACTGCTCTATCGTCATCAGAGGAGTGTCAAGAGGAGACGAGTCCTGCTACAAGTGTCTGTTTAACGCCTATCCAGAGGGAGCTATCAGTGGCAGGTCCTGCCTCCAAATTAATGGTAATATATGATAACTAAGGAGGGGTTTAAGGGACATTACACTCTATAATCCAAATTGTATAATGTGAATTCACTTTAACATTAGACTACTTTTGACGTCTTAAAAAATGTTATGTCCCTTTAAAACAGGAACAATGGCCTCCAATGCCTTCAATCCATTGTTCTACTGTGACCTGTGTGTAAATGATTAACCTAGGAACAATTCCCTCAAATGATCATGCATCCATTTGACCTTGATGTACATTAAAACATGATAGTATTTACATTCACTGTGACCTGTCTGTTGTTGTCCTATAGAGCTGTATGGACCCTCACTCCTCATCACACAAACCAACAACAGTCACACcactctgtcctgttctgctacTGGACGACCTGTTCCTATAGTAACCTGGGACCACATAGAAAACATCAGTCTAGACAAATCCACCATGGCTGATGTCACCCATCCCAATCAAACAGTCACTGTCACCATAACTGCCGTGGTGGCAGCGTCCAGTCTACCTGACAAAGACACCAGGGTTGGGTGTGTAGCATCATCCGTTGGGGCCGTCAAGGATGTTTCCATGGTGATTCCAACTAGGGATCAAGCTTCATTTGCAGGTGAGAAATGGTTAGGGTTAATACCACCATAATATATATTGACATGATCAGGAACATGATGTCATGGTGATTTACGGCCTGTGTTCATGATGATGTACTGCCTGTGTTCATGATGAAGTACTTCCTGTGTATTTCTGTGCTAAGTCAATCTCAGGTCTCTGATGATGACAGGATCAGTGGTAAGTGGTTGTTATTCTAATAATGACAGGTTATAATCAACCTATTGACTGGCTCTTTTCCTATTCAACTTTCAGGTGTAGTGCAGAGCCATATTTAGAGTCGTGGCCAAGAGGTTaggaatgacacaaatattaattttcacaaagtctgctgcctctgtGTTATGGCattttgcatatactccagaatgttatgaagagtgatcagatgaattttAATTAATTGCAAAGTCGCTATTTgccatttccactgcatttcagccctgccacaaaaggaccagctgacatcatgtcagtgattctctcgttaacacaggtgtgagtgttgacgtggacaaggctggagatcactctgtcatgctgattgagttcgaataacagactggaagcttcaaaaggagggtggtgcttggaatcattcgTTCTTCCTCTGTctaccatggttacctgcaaggaaacacatgccgtcatcattgctttgcacaaaaagggcttcacaggcaaggatattgctgccagtaagattgcacctaaatcaaccatttattggatcatcaagaacttcaaggagagcggttcaattgttgtgaagaaggcttcagggcgcccaagaaagttcagcaagcgccaggaccgtctcctaaagttgattcagctgcgggatcggggcaccaccagtacagagcttgctcaggaatatcagcaggcaggtgtgagtgcatctgcacgcctggtgtcaagaagggcagcaaagaagccacttctctccaggaaaaacatcagggacagactgatattctgcaaaaggtacagggattggactgctgagaactgaggtaaagtcattttctctgatgaatcccctttccgattgtttggggcatccggaaaaaagcttgtccgtagaagacaaggtgagcgctaccatcagtcctgtgtcatgccaacagtaaagcatcctgagaccattcatgtgtggggttgcttctcagccaagggagtgggctcactcacaattttgcctaagaacacagccatgaataaagaatggtaccaacacatcctccaagagcaacttctcccaaccatccaggaacagtttggtgaccgaacaatgccttttcttgcatgatggagcaccttgccataaggcaaaagtaatAACTAAGTGCcttcggggaacaaaacattgataatTTTGGGTccgtggccaggaaactccccagaccttaatcccattgagaatttatGGTCAATCgccaagaggcgggtggacaaacaaaaacacacaaattctgacaaactccaagcattgattatgcaagaatgggctgccatcagtcaggatgtggcccagaagttaattgacagcatgccaggacggattgcagaggtcttgacaAAGTAGGGTCAACACTTCAAATATTgacatcaacttcatgtaattgtcaataaaagcctttggcaCTTATGAAATgcatgtaattatacttcagtatagtaacatctgacaaaaatatctaaagacactgagtcAGCAGACTTGtgaaaaatgtatatttgtgtcattttcaaaacctttggccatgactgtacatgTATGAGGCTTTGGTGTAGTGTACCTGGGAAGTTGACCTCTGTCTTCTCTTGACATCTCTCTCATTCACAGGGACAGTGGTTGGTGCAGTGATGGGTTCAATGTGTCTCATTGCTGGAATCTGTGTAATACTTTGGTTTCTTAAGAGGAGAAACGTTACCTCATCCAGGTAAAGATACAAATATTACCCTGAAACAAAAGAACAGTTACTATGAATGTAATATGTGATTTGACTGCCAGTTGTTTACCAGTTGATCTCTAATTTGATGTACAGAAAAGCCCCAGTGTCTGACCCAGAATTCATCAGGACTCCAACAAAGACAACAACTGCATGGTGAGACTTATTCTAAAGAACCTGTAAGGGGACAATAGGTCCATCAAATCTATTTGTAAGACAACCTAAAACATGCTAATATAATTGTTAAAAAATCTCTGCCACACAGGTTAAAAAACACTTGTGTGCTCTTGTTAGTACATTGACATGTTTTATTCATTTCAGGGAAACGCCAACCTCCAGTCCACCAACCAGAGACACACAAACCTTCACTCCATCACAAATGTGAATAGTTTTACAACTTTATTTCATTATCTTTATAAAGTGCTTGAAACAGGGAAGAATGGAACGTTACAGAAGAATGATGTACTTCTGTGGTGGTCATAGAGTAGTcatggtgacagcatcatgcacTCTGCTCCATGTTGATATCTGTTCTGCTTTGTGACTCATCATGTCACTAATGCACTAAATATTCTCTCAACTTGGTAAAGATGTGTATTTCTTTAATCAAAGAGTGGTCATGTTTATTATGTCAGTGTTTACATCACTGTCTGCAGGGCCGTTTCTCGCTTTTTGCCCTTCCTCTTGGCAGCTTAAAAGTTAATGTCCTGCAATTCAACAGTatgttgagaccccgactgactACCTAAAACAtatgatatttactgtatataaaAACATTGTTTTGGTTGGGGGCCCCCTAGTGGCTGTGAGGCCCTAAGCAACCGCTCACGTCACTTAAGCCTAGAAACGGCACTGACTGGCTGTTTCCATAGATAATATGGTTCTTATCAATACATTGACCATGTTCATTTCTTTCAGGACCACACCAATCTCCAGTCCATTCAAAATGTGAGTATTTGTACAACTTTATTTGATCGTCCTGGTAGAATGCTTGAAACAgatgataagagcgtctgctaaatgacttaaatgtaatgtaaatgtaaaatgggtTACAATAACCCCAAAATTCAAACATTACTCAAAAATGTACTTTTTGTGTTTCAGGTTAGACTCCCTCAGCTCCTCAGCCAAGCGTATGATGCAACAAGCACAAGGTGTTGTAAAGAAGTAGGTTTAAGTCCTCTTGTTTTTTGGGCGGGTGTTTTATACCGTATTCTCTCATTGAACGAGAAGCTCTGGAATTATGTTTTGAGGTGGTAGTCATGG
It contains:
- the LOC124019573 gene encoding OX-2 membrane glycoprotein-like isoform X1 — translated: MNTFLVLLCLLSEAVSVNVVARGDTRVDFNADASYTCTHADPTGVLQVTWQRLFKDDSVENLATYSKRFGAQIIDPHRGKVVFTEASLNSTSITVKNVTWADEACYICSFNVYPSGSRRKQTCLTVQGLSEVRATMQKVPSTEPKADMEVVVSCSATGKPAPWIQWNLSAAALIKTPNNWTVINKDQTVTANSNITLQLLPGSGGYVDCIINNGMRTQRHERVLLPILPGEREVEEDDKRTSPWAVGIPVFLIISLLVIFGCVELQKKKGCRQAALATTADEQDRLRSIV
- the LOC124019573 gene encoding OX-2 membrane glycoprotein-like isoform X2, with translation MNTFLVLLCLLSEAVSVNVVARGDTRVDFNADASYTCTHADPTGVLQVTWQRLFKDDSVENLATYSKRFGAQIIDPHRGKVVFTEASLNSTSITVKNVTWADEACYICSFNVYPSGSRRKQTCLTVQGLSEVRATMQKVPSTEPKADMEVVVSCSATANSNITLQLLPGSGGYVDCIINNGMRTQRHERVLLPILPGEREVEEDDKRTSPWAVGIPVFLIISLLVIFGCVELQKKKGCRQAALATTADEQDRLRSIV
- the LOC124019572 gene encoding OX-2 membrane glycoprotein-like, which produces MARVKSYLTLLLLFLPEGLSQLVRTHQVVIATLGEDAHFSCRLMKHKDVLQVTWQKVTPGATENVATYNKRFGPVVNPPFQRNVEFEDEGLQNCSIVIRGVSRGDESCYKCLFNAYPEGAISGRSCLQINELYGPSLLITQTNNSHTTLSCSATGRPVPIVTWDHIENISLDKSTMADVTHPNQTVTVTITAVVAASSLPDKDTRVGCVASSVGAVKDVSMVIPTRDQASFAGTVVGAVMGSMCLIAGICVILWFLKRRNVTSSRKAPVSDPEFIRTPTKTTTAWETPTSSPPTRDTQTFTPSQMTTPISSPFKMLDSLSSSAKRMMQQAQGVVKKISPERPDDLQCRRKLLEGDEN